A DNA window from Camelina sativa cultivar DH55 chromosome 17, Cs, whole genome shotgun sequence contains the following coding sequences:
- the LOC104757891 gene encoding uncharacterized protein LOC104757891 (The sequence of the model RefSeq protein was modified relative to this genomic sequence to represent the inferred CDS: added 39 bases not found in genome assembly) produces MAASSAVSLLLLDDIKLGRFGVGTRSNHGLRLTKWKRKLLWFDGDQTGAPIRRFSCVADMLAPIRRSGGCEKSEERRFDQKTSAHGAGIKTSSSAVPFASPKSRFLSKQEKFYPRCTPRLTGPQSRDTPPKRDTGIANEKDWGIDLLNENVNESGTNEDGSSWFRESGQDLGDNGYRCRWTRMGGQSHDGSSEWTEAWWEKSDWTGYKELGVEKSGKNAEGDSWWETWQEVLHQDEWSNLARIERSAQKQAKSGTENAGWYEKWWEKYDAKGWTEKGAHKYGRLNEQSWWEKWGEHYDGRGSVLKWTDKWAETELGTKWGDKWEEKFFSGIGSRQGETWHVSPNSDRWSRTWGEEHFGNGKVHKYGKSTTGESWDIVVDEETYYEAEPHYGWADVVGDSTQLLSIQPRERPPGVYPNLEFGPSPPPEPDQPPDKPL; encoded by the exons GACATCAAACTCGGACGATTCGGGGTTGGAACAAGAAGTAATCATGGATTGCGCCTAACGAAGTGGAAAAGGAAACTACTATGGTTCGATGGTGATCAAACCGGAGCTCCGATTCGAAGATTTAGCTGCGTTGCAGATATGCTCGCACCGATTCGTCGCTCTGGGGGCTGCGAGAAGTCTGAGGAACGGCGTTTCGATCAGAAGACGAGTGCCCACGGTGCCGGTATCAAAACTTCGTCATCTGCTGTGCCATTTGCCTCGCCAAA ATCTCGATTTTTGTCCAAGCAAGAAAAGTTCTACCCTCGTTGTACTCCAAGGCTTACTGGCCCTCAGTCCCGTGATACTCCGCCTAAAAGAG aCACCGGGATTGCTAATGAAAAGGATTGGGGGATCGATTTGTTGAATGAGAATGTCAATGAGTCTGGCACTAATGAAGATGGCAGTAGTTGGTTTAGAGAAAGTGGACAGGACCTGGGAGATAATGGGTACAGATGTAGATGGACAAGGATGGGTGGTCAATCTCATGATGGCTCTTCTGAGTGGACCGAAGCG TGGTGGGAGAAAAGTGACTGGACTGGATACAAAGAATTAG GTGTGGAGAAATCTGGTAAAAATGCTGAGGGGGACTCTTGGTGGGAAACTTGGCAAGAAGTGCTTCATCAAGATGAGTGGAG TAATCTAGCGAGGATAGAAAGGAGTGCACAAAAGCAAGCCAAATCAGGAACCGAAAATGCTGGTTGGTACGAGAAATG GTGGGAGAAGTACGATGCTAAAGGGTGGACAGAGAAAGGAGCACATAAATATGGTAGACTAAATGAGCAGTCATGGTGGGAAAAGTGGGGAGAACATTATGATGGAAGAGGATCTGTTCTCAAATG GACTGACAAATGGGCTGAGACAGAGTTGGGAACCAAATGGGGTGACAAGTGGGAAGAGAAATTTTTCAGTGGGATAGGTTCACGTCAGGGAGAGACATGGCATGTATCACCTAACAGCGACC GTTGGTCAAGAACGTGGGGAGAGGAACACTTTGGAAACGG AAAGGTTCACAAGTACGGAAAGAGTACAACGGGAGAAAGCTGGGACATAGTGGTGGATGAAGAAACATACTATGa GGCTGAGCCACATTATGGGTGGGCAGATGTCGTAGGTGATTCAACACAGTTGCTCTCGATCCAACCCCGAGAGAGACCTCCAGGTGTCTACCCGAACCTCGAGTTTGGGCCATCTCCGCCTCCTGAGCCCGACCAACCCCCTGATAAACCACTATAA
- the LOC104757892 gene encoding uncharacterized protein LOC104757892 gives MGRLNMDVSDVSARHHRAPEVSSTPCSDPPRPHGRSSYSPTGPHSSQKIASLPCDTRFPEARAGKQVVKETAPLPLNRHISPVEMVSQGRKVGNSGRSSLSTRRTEPGKNPPQKWKEGGSPALTDPAKRQKKADYRWDFHHTTANRSLPNNPPSCAELFCKINFGSGCLPAVKQTKERDSITDVTKAFFEIVALTNRMTLRYERCIHDLETSRPLSVTLLDPSTTERV, from the exons ATGGGAAGGTTGAACATGGATGTTTCGGACGTTTCAGCTCGCCATCACCGAGCTCCCGAGGTCTCCTCTACACCTTGCTCAGATCCTCCTCGCCCTCATGGTCGGTCAAGTTACAGTCCAACAGGACCCCACTCATCTCAGAAAATTGCCTCCCTACCCTGCGACACGCGTTTCCCCGAGGCTCGTGCGGGTAAGCAAGTCGTCAAAGAGACAGCCCCTTTGCCACTAAACCGTCATATTAGCCCCGTCGAAATGGTTTCCCAGGGAAGAAAAGTTGGTAACTCGGGTCGCTCTTCCCTCTCTACTCGTCGAACTGAGCCAGGCAAGAATCCTCCTCAAAAGTGGAAGGAAGGTGGAAGTCCTGCTCTCACCGACCCTGCGAAGAGGCAAAAGAAAGCAGACTATCGGTGGGACTTCCACCATACCACCGCCAACCGTTCTCTCCCTAACAACCCCCCTTCTTGTGCAGAACTGTTTTGCAAGATCAATTTCGGATCAGGCTGTCTTCCTGCCGTCAAgcaaacgaaagagagagactcAATCACCGACGTCACCAAAGCCTTCTTCGAG ATCGTTGCGCTTACGAACCGTATGACCTTGCGTTACGAGCGATGTATTCATGACCTGGAGACCTCTCGTCCCTTGTCTGTAACACTTCTCGACCCTTCTACAACCGAAAGGGTCTAG
- the LOC104759753 gene encoding uncharacterized protein LOC104759753, protein MIQGRVCTFIIDLGCCRNIIAEAAVDKLGLVHEQHPAPYNLGWLREGVEMRISQHALLPFSIGQYHCDRTYCDVASIDMSHLLLGCPWEFDCKITHDDAQNMYSFIWETHHVLLLPSRDHFLTPPRMLVPPTTHTLPKSSSTMLCSEATFSTEFRQEALAYAMLATQPMSVFSATLSPELSTVLQKFDDVFPTELPAALPLLRDILHHIDFVPGATLPNRPHYHMSPHEQEELWRQVEDLLRNG, encoded by the coding sequence ATGATTCAAGGTCGTGTGTGTACCTTTATCATCGATTTGGGCTGTTGTCGCAACATCATCGCCGAGGCTGCGGTTGATAAGCTAGGACTTGTGCATGAACAACATCCAGCTCCATACAACCTTGGTTGGCTGAGGGAGGGAGTTGAGATGCGCATTTCTCAGCATGCGCTTTTGCCGTTTTCTATAGGCCAGTACCACTGTGACCGCACCTATTGCGATGTTGCATCTATCGACATGAGTCACTTGTTGTTGGGATGTCCTTGGGAGTTTGACTGCAAAATCACTCATGATGATGCCCAAAatatgtatagttttatttGGGAGACACACCATGTTTTGCTCCTTCCTTCTCGTGACCATTTTCTCACGCCACCACGAATGCTAGTTCCTCCAACGACGCATACACTACCAAAGTCCTCATCAACAATGTTATGTTCTGAAGCTACATTCTCAACGGAATTCCGGCAGGAAGCACTTGCGTATGCCATGTTGGCCACGCAACCTATGTCAGTCTTTAGTGCAACTCTCAGCCCAGAACTTTCTACAGTTCTCCAAAAATTTGATGACGTGTTCCCCACGGAATTACCTGCTGCTCTTCCCTTGTTACGAGACATTCTACACCACATTGACTTTGTCCCTGGTGCTACACTGCCGAATCGACCGCACTATCATATGAGTCCACATGAACAAGAGGAGTTATGGCGCCAAGTGGAAGATTTGTTACGCAATGGTTAG